The Pongo abelii isolate AG06213 chromosome 20, NHGRI_mPonAbe1-v2.0_pri, whole genome shotgun sequence genome window below encodes:
- the IGFL1 gene encoding insulin growth factor-like family member 1, which translates to MAPRGCIMAVFAIFCISRLLCSHGAPVAPMTPYLMLCQPHKRCGDKFYDPLQHCCYDDAVVPLARTQTCGNCTFRVCFEQCCPWTFMVKLINQNCDSDPTSDDRLCRS; encoded by the exons ATGGCTCCCCGAGGCTGCATCATGG CTGTCTTTGCCATTTTCTGCATCTCCAGGCTCCTCTGCTCACACGGAGCCCCAG TGGCCCCCATGACTCCTTACCTGATGCTGTGCCAGCCACACAAGAGATGTGGGGACAAGTTCTACGACCCCCTGCAGCACTGTTGCTATGATGATGCCGTCGTGCCCTTGGCCAGGACCCAGACGTGTGGAAACTGCACCTTCAGAGTCTGCTTTGAGCAGTGCTGCCCCTGGACCTTCATGGTGAAGCTGATAAACCAGAACTGCGACTCAGACCCGACCTCAGATGACAGGCTTTGTCGCAG CTGA